From a single Porites lutea chromosome 10, jaPorLute2.1, whole genome shotgun sequence genomic region:
- the LOC140950983 gene encoding mannose-6-phosphate isomerase-like, whose amino-acid sequence MASIAGSSEVVELKCAVQCYAWGKIGLTSTVAQLAQQSPSFKLEEDKPYSEFWMGTHPNGPSTVLGKGKEILLSEWIESNKDVLGEAVKEACDSKLPFLLKVLSVNKALSIQAHPNKVHAAFLHREKPEIYKDPNHKPEMAIALTPFEGLCGFRPLAEIQNFVKTIPELAAVIGQEAADAVAASSSGYDGLKKAFTALMTCSPAVISLQLNKLFKRITEKKSSGDDLSSYCGELLLRLNSQFPGDGGCFCIYFLNHIVLKPGEAMFLGPNLPHAYLAGDCVECMACSDNVVRAGLTPKLKDVDTLCEMLDYSCRSKEENIFPCHQDPNDPYTTIYDPPVPDFAVARIQIPSSCSMYKFQALNGPSIAIAISGSGSIDKSFASITVRRGTVVFIPANTSFDFKCGGEDTEIYRAYCILKEQ is encoded by the exons ATGGCGTCAATAGCCGGTTCCAGTGAAG TGGTTGAATTAAAGTGTGCTGTTCAGTGTTATGCTTGGGGTAAGATTGGTTTAACTAGCACTGTAGCACAGCTCGCCCAACAAAGTCCCTCATTTAAGCTAGAAGAGGACAAACCATATTCTGAG TTTTGGATGGGAACGCATCCAAATGGACCATCAACAGTGCTTGGCAAAGGAAAAGAGATTTTGTTGTCTGAGTGGATTGAATCTAATAAAGATGTTCTTGGTGAGGCAGTTAAAGAGGCATGTGACAGCAAACTGCCATTCTTGTTGAAGGTGTTATCAGTTAACAAAGCATTGTCAATTCAAGCACATCCAAACAAAGTTCATGCTGCCTTTCTTCATAGGGAGAAACCTGAAATATACAAAGATCCTAACCACAAGCCAGAGATGGCAATTG CATTGACCCCTTTTGAAGGTCTTTGTGGTTTTCGCCCATTGGCTGAAATTCAGAACTTTGTGAAGACCATACCAGAACTGGCTGCTGTCATTGGACAAGAAGCAGCTGATGCTGTTGCTGCTAGTTCTTCAG GTTATGATGGCCTAAAGAAAGCTTTCACTGCACTTATGACATGCAGCCCTGCTGTTATCTCTTTACAACTCAATAAATTGTTCAAGAGAATCACAGAAAAGAAATCCTCAGGTGATGACTTGTCCAGTTATTGTGGAGAACTTCTTCTGAGGCTAAACAGTCAATTTCCTGGCGACGGtggttgtttttgtatttatttcttaAACCACATTGTCCTTAAACCTGGAGAAGCCATGTTTCTTGGGCCAAACCTTCCTCATGCCTATCTAGCTGGAG ACTGTGTAGAATGCATGGCCTGTAGTGATAATGTCGTCAGAGCTGGATTGACGCCAAAGTTAAAGGATGTAGACACACTCTGTGAAATGCTGGATTATAGCTGTCGCAGTAAAGAGGAGAACATTTTCCCTTGTCATCAAGATCCAAATGACCCTTACACAACAATTTATGATCCTCCTGTCCCTGACTTTGCTGTAGCGCGGATTCAG ATTCCATCAAGCTGCTCCATGTACAAGTTTCAAGCTTTAAATGGGCCAAGTATAGCTATTGCGATATCTGGATCAGGCAGCATTGATAAATCCTTTGCATCGATTACAGTTAGACGTGGGACTGTAGTATTTATACCAGCTAACACAAGCTTTGACTTCAAATGCGGCGGAGAAGACACTGAAATTTACAGAGCATATTGTATACTGAAAGAGCAATAG
- the LOC140950149 gene encoding uncharacterized protein, with protein sequence MAGQHPFNFNQTGLNLLPLLGSPLGNPRQLLSQLQGLRAPRSNMGLGSFGQESYGRQRMQMTDDRFTRELPDFDRRERSFREPYMRSQGRDNYPGENRDRVHGLMDREVPVDFLFPEMGSERNEEKYGRENMERQSYGMHNRGRSRSPVRSKGDIRDRQVSPSDRKYGSRNDLAVPWNALLRRHCYLVPPLDDTYVLALSGKQPGCRAVFIGGLPSMADEDIVREIFIVCGPIEQISLNSVRASTQVKHCQLRFVKLDSVERAVKFNGHVLVIGDGRDRKTKIGRIRVDYDKLPGGSEEVQSGMVVKEKVQLPQDEKEQDLSFEFTRKQAFHLLDLIRHDQALTESLGTLTHWFERGECNRSTVNVFHALLNTVNSLIKRLVSRRKEHEQRVEKQKQQAVERGNEIKQQCEAVCRVFEAATKQKAWDHFTKAQRKNITQWHGAIKNEIKSAKEAEIENRVEVGMDLDDEVPTLGGLIEQPALQTSEEAENQQDQEEAQTSLSTTKAKKRRVEASESDADSADTLRLENEKLRTQVESLKAIAEQNTSLMWSMQSYQYQAEEIRQQYNNMIAAKDYEIFSLTKALQDANILTDPKRAMAEFEILVDLGKDSHNVTDMDLDSEELTNLNENGNENSKLGMQDEIGGMGEFTAEKNAENGTGVDLADGSGGLQSDSLSTELVEVGNSEELCLESYPVQEVPMKEGNIGCSVESENVNTETEEKGIKEEVKDEKLDEGKVADDKNSHQAEEDINTEEKAEVFVKDEESHEEDAEKETSQEEKETEKMKQVEDDNVEEEGSGRFVEIDDEQFEVIDDMDEEDSDDDYKEITAAGSSLQVFDNSAQKVQDNEKAEYMNSDRANEQLASDSTNYAELDSSTQGKTQQSEDDYKEVNAQHQVTTDSSNYKLNYDSQYQAWLSAAVNSRASLNYGPNQVRISGEELVLVGIICSYLQLCPAGATSGEIRDYLSRQFKERRRDVVDRLLSSLPVLFKAEDASGNAKWKFCGLEKLAEAKGES encoded by the exons ATGGCTGGACAGCATCCTTTTAATTTTAACCAAACTGGTTTAAACTTGTTACCTTTACTCGGGAGTCCATTGGGAAATCCCCGGCAGCTTTTGAGTCAGTTACAAGGGTTACGAGCTCCGCGGTCAAACATGGGTCTAGGATCATTTGGTCAAGAAAGTTATGGAAGACAGAGAATGCAAATGACTGATGATCGTTTCACAAGGGAACTGCCTGACTTTGACCGTAGAGAGAGGTCCTTTAGAGAGCCATACATGAGATCTCAGGGAAGGGACAATTACCCTGGCGAGAATCGCGATAGAGTTCATGGGCTGATGGACAGGGAAGTTCCAGTGGATTTCCTATTCCCAGAAATGGGCTCAGAAAGAAATGAAGAGAAATATGGAAGGGAGAATATGGAGAGGCAAAGTTATGGTATGCACAACAGAGGCAGATCAAGGTCACCTGTCCGATCTAAGGGAGACATAAGAGATAGGCAAGTTAGTCCTAGCGACAGAAAGTATGGATCCCGAAATGACTTAGCTGTTCCGTGGAATGCGTTGCTTCGCCGCCATTGTTATCTTGTACCCCCCTTAGATGACACCTATGTTTTGGCATTAAGTGGGAAACAACCAGGATGTCGCGCAGTCTTCATTGGTGGTCTTCCAAGCATGGCTGACGAAGACATTGTCAGGGAGATTTTCATTGTCTGTGGGCCTATTGAACAGATAAGCCTAAACAGTGTCCGAGCAAGTACACAAGTAAAACACTGCCAATTGCGCTTTGTCAAACTTGACTCTGTTGAGAGGGCAGTCAAGTTCAACGGTCATGTACTGGTCATTGGAGATGGTCgcgacagaaaaacaaaaattggtcGCATTCGTGTTGATTATGACAAACTACCCGGGGGTAGTGAAGAGGTGCAGAGTGGCATGGTAGTCAAGGAGAAAGTGCAGCTGCCTCAAGATGAGAAGGAACAGGATTTGAGCTTCGAGTTTACACGCAAACAGGCGTTCCATCTTCTGGACCTGATTCGTCATGATCAGGCCTTAACAGAGTCACTTGGTACTTTGACACATTGGTTTGAAAGGGGAGAGTGTAACCGTTCTACAGTGAATGTCTTCCATGCATTACTTAACACTGTCAATAGTCTGATCAAAAGGTTGGTAAGCAGACGGAAGGAGCATGAGCAACGTGTTgagaaacagaaacaacaggCTGTGGAAAGAGGCAATGAAATCAAACAGCAAT GTGAAGCTGTATGCAGGGTTTTTGAAGCAGCAACGAAGCAGAAAGCATGGGATCATTTCACAAAGGCACAAAGGAAGAACATCACCCAGTGGCATGGTGCCATAAAAAAT gagatcaaatcagccaaagaGGCTGAGATCGAGAACCGTGTCGAGGTAGGTATGGATCTGGATGATGAAGTGCCAACGCTTGGCGGGCTTATCGAGCAACCTGCACTACAGACATCAGAAGAGGCAGAAAACCAACAGGATCAAGAGGAAGCTCAAACAAGCCTATCGACGACAAAAGCCAAGAAGCGGCGAGTGGAAGCTTCAG AATCTGATGCTGACTCAGCGGATACCTTGAGGTTAGAGAATGAAAAACTGCGAACGCAAGTTGAGAGTCTAAAGGCAATTGCTGAACAAAACACAAGTTTGATGTGGTCCATGCAGAGTTATCAGTACCAGGCAGAGGAGATAAGACAGCAGTACAACAACATGATAGCAGCTAAAGATTATGAA ATATTTAGTCTGACGAAAGCCCTGCAAGATGCGAATATCCTCACTGATCCAAAG AGAGCGATGGCTGAGTTCGAAATTCTAGTGGACCTGGGCAAGGATAGCCATAATGTCACAGACATGGACCTCGATTCAGAAGAACTCACAAACCTTAACGaaaacggcaacgagaacagcaaGCTTGGGATGCAGGATGAAATTGGTGGAATGGGAGAGTTTACGGCAGAGAAAAACGCAGAAAATGGAACTGGTGTGGATCTTGCAGATGGTAGTGGAGGTTTGCAGAGTGACAGTTTGAGTACAGAGCTGGTGGAAGTTGGCAACAGTGAAGAACTTTGTCTCGAAAGTTATCCTGTGCAGGAGGTACCAATGAAAGAGGGTAACATTGGGTGCTCTGTTGAAAGTGAAAACGTAAACACTGAAACAGAAGAAAAGGGGATCAAAGAGGAAGTGAAAGATGAGAAGCTTGATGAAGGTAAGGTGGCAGATGACAAAAACAGCCATCAAGCTGAGGAAGACATAAACACCGAGGAGAAGGCGGAGGTATTTGTCAAAGATGAAGAGAGCCACGAGGAAGACGCGGAAAAAGAAACCAGTCAGGAagagaaagaaactgaaaaaatgaaacaagtGGAAGATGACAACGTAGAAGAAGAAGGGAGTGGCCGCTTTGTGGAGATCGATGACGAGCAGTTCGAAGTGATTGATGACATGGATGAGGAAGACAGCGATGATGATTACAAAGAAATTACTGCTGCGGGCAGTTCTCTGCAGGTCTTTGATAACAGCGCCCAAAAAGTTCAAGACAATGAAAAGGCAGAGTATATGAACAGTGACCGTGCAAACGAACAGCTTGCGAGTGATTCAACTAATTATGCTGAGCTTGACTCTAGTACCCAGGGAAAAACGCAACAAAGCGAAGATGATTACAAAGAGGTAAACGCGCAGCACCAGGTAACCACCGACTCATCAAATTACAAACTAAATTACGATTCCCAGTATCAAGCCTGGCTCTCAGCAGCTGTGAACAGCCGTGCATCTTTGAATTACGGACCCAACCAGGTGCGCATCTCCGGGGAGGAGCTCGTACTTGTTGGTATTATATGTTCCTACCTCCAGCTTTGCCCCGCAGGAGCTACAAGTGGCGAGATACGAGATTACCTGTCGAGGCAGTTCAAGGAGCGAAGAAGGGATGTGGTAGATAGATTGCTTTCAAGCTTGCCCGTTTTGTTCAAGGCAGAGGATGCTAGTGGAAATGCCAAGTGGAAGTTCTGTGGATTAGAGAAGTTGGCTGAGGCAAAAGGCGAGAGCTGA